The Hypanus sabinus isolate sHypSab1 chromosome 24, sHypSab1.hap1, whole genome shotgun sequence genome contains the following window.
cctgcttttattagtcgaggcattgagttcacaagtcaggaggttatgttgcaactttataaaactctgattaggccacatctggagtattgcacacagttctggttgccccactataggaacgatgttgaggctttggagagggtgctgatacaccatcaataactctcggagacgtgagttaaggtaggcttttattggctggaagaaaggacAAGTAGCAAGCGACCACcaaacaacatcctggagactgaggaaggatctgtgcctccaatcgcctttataccggggtctgtgggaggagccacagaagcagtcagcaggggggcatgtccagacaggtatatgtagttcaccacaggtgcagaagaggtttaccaggatgcagcctggtttagagggcatatgctatcacgagaggctggttAAGCTTAGGTTGTTTTCTCCGGAGCAGCAGAGGCTAGAGGTAGATGTGataaggtttataagattatgatagGCATCGATAGAGCAGGCAGGGaaaatctgtttcccagggttgaaatgtctaatgccagagagcatgcattgactgtgagagggggtaggttcaaagggaaagtgagttattttatttagagagtggtagatacctggaatgcactgcctgtcaTGCTGGtagaaatacattagaggcttttaagagaagtttagataggcacatgaattgtGAGgtagatggagggatgtggacatggtgtaggtaggagggatcagtgtttgggtgtttctgatttgctttttagctggtacagcataacattgtgggccgaatggcctattcctgtgctgttctgttctatgttctacagacTTTCTTGTGTATATAAAGTGACCGACACAGTTCTTAGAATAGATGAGCTAACAAGTTGACCCTCCCAGTGGTCCATATTGATCTCACTTCTTCTTTGCTCCACTGAGCAGAGAAGTAATCAAATTTACTCTGATGCTGAGCTAAAACGTATTACTGGGACAAGATTGGAAAAGCTTCAGTTTGATACTGTGAATCATTCCCAAAATCTGCACCCAGCTTTATTACCTCTGAATATGCGCAATAACTTAACCTCTGAGCAATGTACCTATCTTAAAAGAGCtttcaaaacaaaaattagtCTTGATCTCCTCAACATACCAAAATGAGTTTTCCATCTTTGACTTCTCGGACAAGTGTCGTTTGCTTTCCGTCCCATTTCTGAGTCTGAGTCAGTTTTTTACCATCAAGTGTTACTACTGTCTGGAAGTACAACAGCCAGCATATTACTCCACAGCAGATCATAAATCGGATAAATATTCCACACACAAGGGTTCCCCATACACGTTGCCCAATATAAATGATATGAGCTTTGGCCAGACCTTGTCCATATTTCATATGGAGACACATTGTTGTGTTAAATTCTGACTTTTGACCATTTTTCAAGTTGCTTTTTCAGTCAACTCtcatttgtttcagatttctgcagctttttaaaaACGTTGACTGTGAACTGAATTAAACACAAAAGCACTATTCTCATCAGAAATTACTGCACAGCACCATGCACATATATATCGCTAGGGTGCCTagggtggagtggagagcgagtttgtaaatctggaaggaagaaaggatgttgggaatggtaagGGTGGAATGCcgtggaacaggtggcagagaaggagaagGGGGTTGGAGCGGGTGCagccacacccagccctgagacaccagggaaggtcatttgagtacaagcaattggtttattgatcaacacagaatgtccctctggtacatcctgctcccttccccttttcccaaccatgatccccctctccctgcccccttccctctctcagtccacaatagagacccatatcagaatcaggtttatcatcattcacgtatgtcacgaaatttgttttttttgcagcagcagcggtacagtgcaatacgcAAAATTAcgacagcactgtgcaaaagccttaggcaccctaaatatatgtgcctaagacttttgcacagtactatacgtCAAGATATTATGATTTTGAGGATCTGTGCTTTATATTACCATTTCATAACAACCATTTATATTAGAACAACGTGTAAGAATGTGTGTGTGGGCACATTGCTAAAACTGAGCTGTACAGAAGATTTTGGCTGCTTTATGATCAGAGTTGCCagctggtgtagtggcatcttgGAGGCGAAGggtcctgggttcaattccagccggctccttgcacacttcccatccgtgctgggtcgagctagcaacttggcctcgtaaaaaaacagacaaaacgctaaagaaatggcaagtttGCCACCTGATGCGCCACAGGGCGCAGAGAGAAACAACaactacaatgatcagagtaaACATTTTAGTGCCTATTTTAAAAGTCAAGAATGGTGCTGAGCCAGTGCAGGTTTGAAAAATGTAGTGTTTTTGTTTTGTGAGGGCTTTAAATACTTGTAAGCAGGCTATTAAAATTAAACAGTTGCAAGTTCAGTGTGATTTGCATTGAATACCCAAAGATACATGATTTGCAAAATAATACGCATATTTTCCCCAGTTTTACTCAATATCGACAATCGAACGACCATCGGGTTTCAATCGACCGTTTAGACTTTGCCGTGCTGCTTTGGGTCACATGTATCCAACTTGAAAAAGCAGGAGACAAATGTAAATGAGACCGTGCACCATTAAAGGTTGTAAGGTCAAGCCTTTGGACCACAAGTTTTCAGTTTTCAAGGACACCATctatgctgcatctctaaaaaCCTAAACATACAgttggatgtgcagagaatgtcGGCTAAAAATAACCTGCTCAGCCAAATAAATTACTTTTAATTTTCTTAGGGCAGTTAAAACAGATGAGCTCTCAGTCCCCGACAAACAGGAAGTCCCAGTCTTTGTTAGAAGAACAATGGGATTCAAACTCAATGACAAGAGTTTCTAGCCAAATTAACTTCTGAACAAAGTAATTACTGAATTAAAAGTAAATATTCTGTAATATAAACATGAAAAATATTATGCAAACTTACAGGAAAATGGTCAAGTAGAGTCAAGGTGTGAATTTATCACACAGCAgatttatttcattaggagtctgaggagatttggtttgtcatccaAAGCAttcgaaaatttctacagatgtaccacgaaGACCGTTTtaccaggctgcatcactgtctggtatgggggaactactgcacaggattgaaataagctacagagagttgCACACttggctccatcacgggcactagcctccatagcactgcaggacatcttcaacaagtgatgcctcagaaaggtggcatccatcattacgtacccccatcacccaggacgtgtactcttctcattgttaccatcagggtggaggtacaggaacctgaaagcacacactcaacgattcaggaacagcttcttcccctctgtcatctgatttctaaatggatattgaacccatgaatactgcctcactactttttaacttCTGTTTTTCCACTACTtcattaatttaactatttaatatatatatacttactgtaattcagatttttattttctatatttagCATATACtgtattgtattgctgccacaaagttaacaaatgtctcaacatattaaacctgattctgattattcacAGCTGATAACATTTTTAGTGTATGCTTCCAGTAAAATTCTAATGATTGAGAGAGGACTGACAAGGGAATAATTAGTTGCATTAAGGTTTTACTACTGTGTTAGTTGGACATAATTGTAAAGTGGTTCCCAGTATTTCAGCTGTCCGAGAACAACATGGTGAGAACAGTCGATTctcgagcacaagcccttggcggTACTGTCCCCTGTCCCATGGGCATTCCTGACCCAGTACTCTTGGTATTTCTTATTATTGTATGGAGTGAATTAAATTGGCTGAAGTCTGTGAAGGTTAGGATCTTCAGAGGCAGGGAAGGGTTATGCAGCCAACACATCAAACTAAAGAACAGAAAACATTTCGGCTTCATTTTTTATAGTAATACTTTGGGTTCCACCATCAAAGTTGGAGATATTCATGGAACCTCCAccttgaggataggttgagtgagctggggcttttctatttggaatgaaggaggatgagaggtgacttgatagagatgtacaaggtgataagaggtaTCGATCAAGTctacagccagagacatttttccTACAACCAAGATGGCTAAAACatgggggcatcattttaaggtgattgggtggggggggggggggtacaggaggGATGTcggagttaagttttttttaaacacagactgGTGGATGCATAGAACGCCCTGACAGGGATGGTGGTGCAGGCAGATACATGGTATTGAGTATTGATTTCTGCTTccaaaaaaaatattttcctcCCCTCTTCTTTTACTCACCACtcaggcctcttacctcttctcacctgcctatcacctgcccTCTACCCCCTTCCCTggtggtccactctcccctcccatcagattcctccttctccagccctttatcttccctacccacctgacttcacctatctcTTTCTAGCTatccctccttctcctcccccccctaCGCCAccgttttattctggcatcttcccccttcctttccagtcctgatgaagggtctctgcccgaaatgtctgctttttaattcatttccatagatgctgtctggcctgctgagcattttgtgtgtgatgctttacATTCGGGTCATTTAAAAAATTCTTAGGTTGCCACATTGATGACAGGAAAATGAAGACATGTGTAGGATGGAAGGGTTAGGTCAATTTTATAGTAGGTTTTAAgattggcagaacattgtgggccaaaggccctttTCTATGTTTGTTCTATTAATTGTCCACCAACATTCAGAAATGTGAGTGGTAGAACCTCAAGCTTTAGATATCATTTGTTGGCTTTTTGTGTGCTTGGCTCAGGCAAAGTTGTGCTTAACGATGCATGCAATCTTGTCTTTCATCCTGACTtggttggaatttttttttatatataaacctACCTGGCACTTGGGGGAGATCTGTTcggggtttataagattatgagaggcatagatagagtagacggaGAGTATCGGTTTTCCAGGATAGAAATGTCTAAttctagagggcatgcattgaaggtgagagggggtaagttcaagAGGGAtgagggggtaagttttttactcggagagtggttggtgcctggaatgcgctgcctggtctggtggtagaagcaaatacgttagaggcttttaagagatgtttggataggcacatggatgtaagaagaTGGATGGATATGGACATGGAGTAGGTAGCAGGGATTATGTTTGGTGTTTttcatttactttttagctggtctGGCACGAAAttgtgggctaaatggcctgttcctgtgctgtactctaatATATTCTATGTTGTTTACTCCTGATGACTCCTCTACAAACCTTTAGGCAGTGTCTTTTAAATCTCAAAATTGCTCGTATACACTTATGTTCCCTGTTATGGGACCAAATTATATTTGCTTCAAACAAACTGTCTCCTGCTTGCACCATAAAATACTCAGGGAGAATTTTTGCAGCCCGTGAATAGTGATCATAaatatgcagtactgtgcaaaagttttaggtgtGTATGTATcacaaaaaaaaccaaatttcatgacatatgtgaatgatgataaacctgggtttatattgtggactgggagtttgaagggtacagggagaggggatttgtggttgggaaaagggggaagggagtggggagggaacaggaagcaccagagagacattctgtgatgatcagtaaaccatttgtttggaatcaattgcccttgcctggtgtctctgggccGGGTGTGTCTACACCCACTCCACCTGCCCCCCACTTCTCCCAACCTGGCACACAGTCTCTGCCAGCTATCtcacaccccacccacagtgctccaccctcaccattcccagcatcctttactCCTGGCAGATTAACAAAGCCACTCTCCAGCCAACTCTCCGcttcacgttgacaaatacagtactatgcaaaagtcttagggcaCCCTAGCTACAATATATGTGACTAAGACTTTGGCACAGTGCTGTACAATTACTGACTTTTTAAACGTCATATGGCAACTAGGGAATTGGTAGTACACCGTCCCAATATCTTACTTTGCATTTCCTGTTATCAGAAGTATGCTCGTCGAATGGCTTTGCCAAGAACAAAAGTAATTTCGGTGCTTCTGAAGGTGCTAATGTTTTGCAGAGTAATATTATCCTGATCCATTTTGATGACCAAGTTGGGCTTATGACGTTGCCCAACTGTCGAGCTGTAAAGTCCATTCCTGATTTGGGAAGCAGAAACACTTCAGAGATTCTACCTTGTGCAAAGCAGAACTGCAGCATTGTACAATACTGAagacctcaataaataaacacaGGAGGGCTTCCTCTAAATTAATAAGCACTTGGTAGGTATTTCTATTAGAAATATAAATGAGCACTTATTTATATTATatcaaataaaatattttatataAGCCAAGGTTGTTATAACGGTTAGCGCCGACATTTATATAGTTCTGCAGTTCAAGAGTTCATTTCTGGCGCCGTTTCTATGAGTcttttgtacgtcctccctgtggaatgcgtgggttttccccaGCCGCTCTGGTTTGCTCCCAGAGTACAAACAGGAATGGGGTAAGttaatttggtcattgtaaattgtcccatgattagggtagcgggtaatcagggttgtggggggggggggtggcttcagaagggcctactctgcaacgctatctcgataaataaataaataaagtaagaTAAATAAAATGTGTTAATTATTTAGGTTTAAAAACACTCCAAAGCCCCAAGCCCCCCCTCCAAAAACACAGTTAAATGGAATGACAAAGCAATAAGTTCTCTCAATATAGAATTATTACACTCATACACTAAATTCTTATTATCCACAAACATTTTGCCACCGATCTGTATACTGGTGATAGTTGGCCTATTGACCAATTGGGAATATTGGCACATAGAGGGCATTTGTCCGGAGGCCCTCTTACGATGCCAGTCATCCTGCTTGCCATTGGATCGCCTGGATGTGTTAGCAGGTGAGAAGTTTCACCAACCGCAGCCTTGATCAAGATGGGAAACACTGCAATCAGGTACAGAGATCTGAAGTTAGGGTCAGGAAAAGGGGAAAGTCTGCATTAGGTTTAATGTCCGGCCGCTGGGACGGTGGGTGTGGTTGGACAAGGTTGCTCCGAAGTGGTTGTACCGTTAAGCTAGTATTTACCAGCTGAAACATACAAAGAGGTTGTTCTGAATGCAGATGTCCGATGACATCCGTAAAATCACAGTCAGCGGGCTTGGTGGTATGGGCGGGGAAGCGTGCGTCTCCATTGCCCGCGAATGCCGACGACCCGGCCTGATTCGGTGAGAGTACCGTTGTGGCCGTGAGTATTGATTAATGTTGCCCAGAGAGGGTGCACGGTCCGGAGTGAAGGGCCGTGGGTCACCGGGAGCAGGCCGGGTCGGGCTCCCGGAGAGGAGCCGCTGCCACCGGGCNNNNNNNNNNNNNNNNNNNNNNNNNNNNNNNNNNNNNNNNNNNNNNNNNNNNNNNNNNNNNNNNNNNNNNNNNNNNNNNNNNNNNNNNNNNNNNNNNNNNNNNNNNNNNNNNNNNNNNNNNNNNNNNNNNNNNNNNNNNNNNNNNNNNNNNNNNNNNNNNNNNNNNNNNNNNNNNNNNNNNNNNNNNNNNNNNNNNNNNNctgggcctgtacttgctggagtttaaatgaatgagagaggatctcattgaaacctgttgtaTATTCAAAggtctggataaagtggatgtggagagtctaggaccagagggcacagcatcaggccagatggacagagaagaggaggcaTTTCTTTTGGCAGAGAGTGTTGATTCTGTAGACTTCCTTGCTACAGacaacagtggaggccaagttgttaggtgtatttaaagcagaggtttatagGTTCCTGGCTAGtaaaggtatcaaaggttatggggagaaggcaggagaatgggatagtAAATCAGTCAGGAATGAATGGTC
Protein-coding sequences here:
- the LOC132380768 gene encoding fatty acid-binding protein, brain-like, whose protein sequence is MDFTARQLGNVISPTWSSKWIRIILLCKTLAPSEAPKLLLFLAKPFDEHTSDNRKCKTVVTLDGKKLTQTQKWDGKQTTLVREVKDGKLILTLTFNDVVSVRTYEREA